CGGCTGCTTCCGGTCTGGCTCTGGCCGGTCTTTCTGCGCGATGTCGCGGTCTATCTTCGCTGGCGCGCGGACTTGCCGGGCGACATGCGCGGGCGTGTTGCGCTCGCGGTGTCGCGTCAGGGGCGGCTCGTCGTCACTGGCTATTACGACGATGATGTGCCGGGCTTTGTTGATGGGGCAGATCATGTCCTGCGCCAGCCTTGGCTTTCCAGATCAATCGCCCTTGGTGCGGACGTGCGCCGGACCGGCATTCTGGCTGCACTTTCAGATATATTCGGCGTGGACTTGGCGGGCTCGAAACCGGTGCCGCAGCCACCATTCGCTTTCGACAGCGGCTAGCTGCGCGCTTTCTCGATAGTCAGCTCGAATTGCCGTCAGTCCCGCTGGGTCTGCGGCCGCGCCTGCTGCGCCTCTGCCCAGGCGGCGCGAATGTCTTCGCTTCGATTGTGCTGGCCATCCGGGCTCCAGCCCGGTGGATTGAAGGCCCTGCGCACCCAACGGTCAGGCCGCAGCCCGTCGCGCCGACAGTCACTGAACAGCCCGCCGAGCTCATGAAAGGCGATGCGCACAGGGTTATAGCTGCCAAGCGGCTTCACGATGCCATAGCTCGGCCGGTCGTCGTCGCGCTCTTCGACAAAGCTGCCGAACATTTTGTCCCAGACGATAAAGACGCCCGCATAATTGGCATCGAGGTATCGCGGATTGGTCGCGTGATGCACCCGGTGGTGGGACGGGGTGTTCATCACCGCCTCGAACCAGCGCGGCATCTTTCCGATCGCCTCGGTATGGATCCAGAATTGGTAGAGCAGGTTCAGCCCGCCCGCGAAGAAGATGAAAAGCGGGTGGAAGCCGATGAGCACCAGCGGCAGGCCCAGCAGGATGAGGCCGGTGAACGGCCCGAACCAGGGTTGGCGCAGCGCCGTCGTCAGATTGTAATGGGTCGAAGAATGGTGCGTGACATGCTCCATCCAGAACCAGCGCATGCGATGAGCAAGGCGGTGCTTCCAGTAATAGACGAAGTCATAGGCCACGAAGAGGATCAGAAAGCTCCACCAGGTGACCGGGATTTCGACAATCCGGTAGGGCCAGGCCAGCATCATCATCCAGAGGGCGATGGCGCCGGTAATCGTGTTCACAACCAGATTGCCGATCCCCATCGACATAGACGCAAGCGCGTCTTTCGTCTCATACCGGCCGCCCGCGCGGCCCGTTTTTACCGCCCACCATTCCCAGATCACCGCCAGTATGAAGGCAGGCGCAGCTATCGTAGTGGGGGAAGCAAATTCAGGCATGGCTCAATGCTAGAGGCGGCAAAGACGGCAGCGGGGTCAAAACCAGTGAAAAGAGGATCAGTCCGAAAACTTCTCCTGCATTCCCATTGAAGTCCAGATCACTCAGCAGCGTCAGATCAATCCCGGCGGCGAGTTCAGACAGTTCGCCCCCAGTCCTCAGCCACAGCCAGCACCGGCATACACATACTGCGCATCCTGCTTGAGTATCCACGACCAGTCGCCGTCATGATCGACCTCGCACCAGATCTCCTCATCGATCATCCGCTCGGTGCAGTTGCGAACCTCGACGCAGACCCCTGCTTCGATTTGCCCTTCGACCGAGGAATTGAGGTTCGCCATGAAGCGCTTGTTCATGCGTGCCCGGGTTTCGATGGGCAGAAGGTCGAACCGGCTTCCCGGCATGCCGAGGTCATGGTCCTGCGCACATTGGCGACTGTCATAATAGCGCACGCACTCTGATGCTGTGGCTTTCCCGAAACCTCCGGCAGCGTGGCTCGGTCTGGCCGGTGGTCGCGGTCGTTCTGGCGAAGAGAAACGTCTGGCAGGTTCGCTGCTCATGACGCTCATCGTCACCGGATCACCATCGCCGACATAACCGTCATAACCAGCGCCGTCTGGCATGACCGACATAAGTATATCACCGCTCGCGCCAAGGAAACGCACCTCGCCCATATTACCGACCGCATATCGCTCGAATGGTCCCACCCGGCAGCCTTCATCGAGATGGTCGATCGTGCCTTGTCCAATCCGGTTTTCGTCTTCCACAAGAACGACCCGGCAGACATCGCTATAGGCTTCGATCCCCCAGACTGTCTGCGCGGACCCGGTTGCCGACAGGCCTGCCAGTGTCATGAACATGATTAAGAACCGCCTCATCAATGCCCCCATTGCTCTGTTAACATACAGTTTTGTGTGCTCCTCGAAAGCATATCGAACCTCGCGGCACAAGTGGATCGCCCCGGGTTTCGCGACGACACGTCCTCGAAAACGCGCTTGACGAACGCGGGGGAACCTCGCCTCAGTGACCGGCGAAACGACAGTCAACCAGGGAGACCGCCATATGGCCGCGACAACAATCAAGGAATTCGAAGAGATCAAACTGGAGAAGGAAGACGGCATCGCCGTTCTGACCCTCTACCGCCCTGACAAGATGAATGCCTTCACCGGCAAGATGATGCAGGAAATGATCGCCGCCTTCGACGAGACCGACAAGGATGACGACATCAAGGCCGTAATCGTCACCGGTTCGGGCGATCGCGCCTTCTGCGCAGGCGCCGACCTCTCATCGGGCGCAAAGACTTTCGACTATGACGCCCGCTCCGGTGACGGCGAAGCTGGCCGCACCAGCCGCGAAGATGTCCAGCGCGATGGTGGCGGACGCGTCACCCTCCGCATCTTCGAGAGCCTGAAGCCGGTCATCGGTGCCATCAATGGCGCGGCTGTCGGCATCGGCGTTACCATGCAGCTGCCAATGGACATCCGCATCGCATCGGACAATGCTCGCTTCGGCTTCGTCTTCAACAAGCGCGGCATCAACCCGGAAGCGGCCTCCAGCTGGTTCCTGCCGCGCCTCGTTGGTATCTCAAAGGCGCTCGAATGGTGCTATACCGGCCGCGTCTTCCCGGCGTCTGAAGCCCTTGCTGGCGGTCTGGTCTCTGAGGTTGTCCCGCAAGCCGACCTCATGTCCCGCGCCAAGGAGCTCGCGCGTGAGATTGCTGACAACACCGCGCCGGTTTCTAACGCTCTCACCCGCCACATGATGTGGCGCATGCTGGGCGCAGAGCATCCGATGGATGCCCACATCGTCGATTCGGCCTCCATCTATGAGCGTGGCCAGTCGCCAGACGCCAAGGAAGGCGTGATGAGCTTCCTCGAGAAGCGCCCTGCGAAGTACGAGGGCTCTGTCTCCAAGGACATGCCGACCTTCTTCCCATGGTGGAATGACCCGTCCTTCAAATGGATTTCCAAAAAAGGCGGCTGATCCCCGATCAGGTCAGCTGAATGAGCAAAGGCTGCGGGCGCTTCAGGCCCCGCAGCCTTTTTTTATCCTCATCCCTTTGCCGTCGGCATATGCTTCATGTTCCAGATGGGGGTCCGGATGACCATCCAGGCGATGAGGAGTGTCATGCCGAGCGCCGGGACGACGGCGACGCGCTGGGGCTGGTCGGGGAAGAAATCGATCAGCCAACCCATGAGGGCGGCACCAAACGGCGCCCCGGCCATGAAGCCAAGCTGATAGATGGAAAGCACACGCGAGAGATGGTTCTTTGGCGCGGCGTCCTGGACGATGGAGCGGCTCATGGCGATGGAGACACCGGCTGCGAGGCCCCAGGCGAAGACAATGCCAAGGAAGACATAATGCGGCGGCTTGGCCAGCATGATGAGAATGGCGAGCGACCCGAGAAGTTGCGCTGTCAGGAGCAGGCGGCCCTGACGCTTGATATGCCTGAAGAGAGATAGCGTCACCGAGGATACGAAGGCGCCAAGCCAGAAAGTCACGAACATGTCGCGAATGCCGTCTGAGGAGAGGCCATAAATGTCCCGGTTGATGATCGGGAGGACGACGAGGAACGAGCCGATCACAAAGATACCAACGCCAAACATGAGCACGGTCATCGCCCAGAGCTTGCCGTCGGCAACGACGACCTGAAAGCCTTCCTTGATGTCGCCATAGGCGGCGCCAAGACCGGACCGGCCGGTCTTCACCCGGCGGCCATGGGCAAGGAAGAGAGCGAAGCCCGCGCCGAGCCCGACAATGATGGCCTGGAAGGCCAGAAGCTCCCAGCTCGGGATCGGGCCAATCGAAAAGCCGCCCAGCCAGTCCGGCATACGGGTCAGCTTGTCGGCATATCCGCCAATGATGAGGCCGCAGATCTGGGCGGCAAACTGGGCGATGGTCGCAAAGGCGACGCCTTGTTGAAGCGTAACGTCAGAGCCAACGCGGGCGCGCCGGTCGACGACTTCGTTGATGATGGAATCGCGCGCGGGCATCATGAATGCGCCCACCGTGCCCATCGCGACGCCATAGATGATCATATAGCCATAGGCGAGATTGCCGGTCGCAAGGACGAAGGCGAGAATCGCCGCCGGCACGGCCGCCATCAGGTGAAGCAGCATCAGAAGCGACTTGCCGGAGGCGCGCTCTGCAATGACACCGCCCAGCAGGAGGAAGATGACCGACGGACCGGACAGCGCCATGTTGGCAAGGCCAAGCTCGGTGCCATCAAGACCAAGCCGATTGGTAATGAGGTAGGGGAAAAGCACCATCTGAAGGCCGAAGGCGGTAAACCAGCTGCACTGGATCATCAGATAGGCGGGAAGTTCTGATTTCACGCGCCGGTGCGTGCGCCGGGTAAACAGGCTGCGCGCCGTAAACTCAACCGAAGCGCCCGCGGTTGTGGCGCTGTCGAGGCCGCTGACCGGCGATTTCACCTGACCGGTGCGGTCTTCGCCGCGACTTTCCAGCTGGCGCTCGTCTTCATCCATTCGCGATACCGTCTCCCTCTCGGCGAAGGCGCGACCTTACTGTCTGCGGCCCTTCAGAAAAGCGTTTTTCCCCTACTGGCTGCATTCGCAGCTCCAAAGTCGCCTGACGTCACACCTCTCATTGAGGTTCAATTGTTGAGGACTATGCTTGTCCCTTGTCGTCGCCCTCCGGGAGGAACCGTGATGTTTGCCTTGCGCCTGCTTTTAAGCTGGCTGTTCGCGGTGTTCCTGATCTTCGTTTACGTCAACGCGACCCTTCACCCGCTGCCAGACCCGCCCGAAGGCTTTGTAAAGCTGTTCGACCGTCCGGGGGATAATGTTATTTTCCAGACCATGGCCGACAAGACGGGCATCGAGCTCCTCGAGCCGACCGGCCGTGTTGTCGTTGCCGTATTTGAGCTTCTGCTCTGTGTCCTGCTGCTGATTCCCGGGTCCCGGCGTTTCGGGGCGGCGCTTTCGGCGCTCCTGATGATGGGCGCGGTCACGGCTCACATGATGCCGGATGTTCTTGGCCGCGAACTGCCTGCATCCACAGCCGTTTTTGAGAGCGGAACCGACTTTGGCCGCGTCTTCATGCTGTCCATTGCGATGCTGGCGGCCTCGATCCTGCTCTTCTTTTCGCACCCCGTGCGCAAGACGCCTGAGATGGATGAGGTCTGACGCGCCAAACGCGCTGTTAACCTGAGGCTGGCAATCTGGTGGCTTGATCGACGCTGAGCGAACAGGCCGCCATGTCAGGACTACAACAATTATCAGAGGCTGCTCTGCCCGAGGTTGAGGGGGAGAGCGGCGGGCGCGCGAGACGGCTTCTCCTGCGCCGCCTTATCGACTTTGTCGCGTTGCCAGCGACCGCCGTTGCGCCGCAGGACCGCTCCATGGGCGGCGACATCCTTCTGGAAATGCTGTTTCACGCCGCGCCCGATGACAGGCGATTCTGTGCCCAGCGCCTGCAGGTGAACAAGGAAGCGCCGCGCCGCCTGATGCGCTATCTCGCCATGTCGGACCTCGACGTCGCCCGCCCGATTCTGGAGGTGAATGAAGGCTTCGATGCGGCTGACCTCGCCACGATTGCGGACGAAACGACGCTCGATCACAGACTTTTGATCGCAAAACGCAAGCGGCTGGATCCTTGCGTTTCTGAAGCGCTCTGCCAGCGCGAGGAGCCAGCGGTCCTGAAGGCGCTTCTGCAGAACAAGGGCGCCGAAATTTCAGAGCGCGGCATGGACCTTCTGGTCCAGCATTCGCGCACGGTGGAGGGCCTTACGACGCTGCTCATCAAGCGGCTCGAACTCATTCCAAGCCAGGCCATGGCGATGTTCTGGTGGGCCGATGGTGCGACCCGCCGCATCATCCTGCAAAGGCAGGCGGCTGACCGTCTCGAACTTGTTGACCTCTGCTCTGACGTCTTTGCTGTCGCGGCGGAGGAGAACTGGTCCGATCCCGTTGCGCGAAAGACGCTGCAGCTGATCGAGCGGCGCCAGAGGAACCGCGCGGCCATCGAAAAGAGCCCGTATGACAGTCTCGAACACGCCGTTGAAGTTGCTGCGGACAAAGGCCTCACGCCGGAACTTG
This genomic interval from Thalassovita mediterranea contains the following:
- a CDS encoding crotonase/enoyl-CoA hydratase family protein, whose translation is MAATTIKEFEEIKLEKEDGIAVLTLYRPDKMNAFTGKMMQEMIAAFDETDKDDDIKAVIVTGSGDRAFCAGADLSSGAKTFDYDARSGDGEAGRTSREDVQRDGGGRVTLRIFESLKPVIGAINGAAVGIGVTMQLPMDIRIASDNARFGFVFNKRGINPEAASSWFLPRLVGISKALEWCYTGRVFPASEALAGGLVSEVVPQADLMSRAKELAREIADNTAPVSNALTRHMMWRMLGAEHPMDAHIVDSASIYERGQSPDAKEGVMSFLEKRPAKYEGSVSKDMPTFFPWWNDPSFKWISKKGG
- a CDS encoding MFS transporter, with the protein product MDEDERQLESRGEDRTGQVKSPVSGLDSATTAGASVEFTARSLFTRRTHRRVKSELPAYLMIQCSWFTAFGLQMVLFPYLITNRLGLDGTELGLANMALSGPSVIFLLLGGVIAERASGKSLLMLLHLMAAVPAAILAFVLATGNLAYGYMIIYGVAMGTVGAFMMPARDSIINEVVDRRARVGSDVTLQQGVAFATIAQFAAQICGLIIGGYADKLTRMPDWLGGFSIGPIPSWELLAFQAIIVGLGAGFALFLAHGRRVKTGRSGLGAAYGDIKEGFQVVVADGKLWAMTVLMFGVGIFVIGSFLVVLPIINRDIYGLSSDGIRDMFVTFWLGAFVSSVTLSLFRHIKRQGRLLLTAQLLGSLAILIMLAKPPHYVFLGIVFAWGLAAGVSIAMSRSIVQDAAPKNHLSRVLSIYQLGFMAGAPFGAALMGWLIDFFPDQPQRVAVVPALGMTLLIAWMVIRTPIWNMKHMPTAKG
- a CDS encoding DUF2336 domain-containing protein, with the translated sequence MSGLQQLSEAALPEVEGESGGRARRLLLRRLIDFVALPATAVAPQDRSMGGDILLEMLFHAAPDDRRFCAQRLQVNKEAPRRLMRYLAMSDLDVARPILEVNEGFDAADLATIADETTLDHRLLIAKRKRLDPCVSEALCQREEPAVLKALLQNKGAEISERGMDLLVQHSRTVEGLTTLLIKRLELIPSQAMAMFWWADGATRRIILQRQAADRLELVDLCSDVFAVAAEENWSDPVARKTLQLIERRQRNRAAIEKSPYDSLEHAVEVAADKGLTPELAQEIGFLAGVKPITIAKILSDAGGEGLAVLCKATGLKRPYLARLWHALRRPLKLDDGTLHPQFAYLSETYELLAVAKAQTTLRYWNWSLSSSYSPRAGHAAEDATESPNETRFSTSRRTAQLVFGA
- a CDS encoding sterol desaturase family protein, which produces MPEFASPTTIAAPAFILAVIWEWWAVKTGRAGGRYETKDALASMSMGIGNLVVNTITGAIALWMMMLAWPYRIVEIPVTWWSFLILFVAYDFVYYWKHRLAHRMRWFWMEHVTHHSSTHYNLTTALRQPWFGPFTGLILLGLPLVLIGFHPLFIFFAGGLNLLYQFWIHTEAIGKMPRWFEAVMNTPSHHRVHHATNPRYLDANYAGVFIVWDKMFGSFVEERDDDRPSYGIVKPLGSYNPVRIAFHELGGLFSDCRRDGLRPDRWVRRAFNPPGWSPDGQHNRSEDIRAAWAEAQQARPQTQRD